A single Gambusia affinis linkage group LG20, SWU_Gaff_1.0, whole genome shotgun sequence DNA region contains:
- the meiob gene encoding meiosis-specific with OB domain-containing protein produces the protein MASQSYISISELHPNLSHPKVFGVIIGKTDVRSFPDRKNIEIERFTFGFTIRDSAEFFINVSAWGGEAFISGLADSFGIGDCVIIENPLVSTKDPEKGDKFCPATPSLYRLLLTETHSQVSVCGDGPSVERLLPLLHLPVKDSRDFYSLADIVANGQQLDGAVINVLAAVKLIGETKQFVTSDGRRGQRLELKLFDDSVSSFPLISWDREAIQLLQNLVPRETVLFVADAKMSFDSFRGSMVATVSSKTIITVNPDTREASLLFSYVKELSESGALDQDEALEDPPVASITAVFTVKQLKEKARENAEPFFCLAYGFVSKLDLDSSVSKVVRTRCARCRFLVQQELQRCSNPLCPGGERPLATCTSFDLLVDVTDHTGTLQACSLRGPVAEQTLGCTMEEFVSLTEGQRTALKWRFLLERCKIYLKIFPSARMKSGMRGTVLGCSLADPGEVKQNLSALLQQQ, from the exons ATGGCTTCTCAGAGCTACATTTCCATCTCCGAGCTTCACCCCAACCTCTCCCATCCT AAAGTCTTTGGGGTCATCATTGGAAAAACGGATGTGAGAAGTTTCCCCGACAGAAAAA ATATTGAGATTGAACGATTCACCTTTGGCTTCACCATAAGAGACTCTGCAGAGTTCTTCATCAATGTGTCGGCGTGGGGCGGCGAGGCGTTCATCAGCGGGCTGGCCGACAGCTTCGGCATCGGAGACTGCG TGATCATTGAAAATCCTTTAGTTTCCACCAAAGACCCAGAGAAAGGAGACAAGTTCTGCCCGGCAACACCGAG cctctACAGGTTGCTGCTGACGGAGACCCACTCccaggtgagtgtgtgtggcgACGGCCCCAGCGTGGAGCGGCTGCTGCCTCTGCTCCACCTGCCAGTGAAGGACAGCAGAGACTTCTACTCTCTGGCCGACATCGTGGCCAACGGCCAGCAGCTGGACGGCGCCGTCATCAACGTCCTGGCAGCCGTCAAACTG ATCGGAGAAACGAAGCAGTTTGTCACCTCAGACGGACGTAGAGGCCAGAGGCTGGAGCTGAAGCTGTTTGATGACTCCGTCTCATCGTTTCCTCTCATCAG CTGGGACCGGGAGGCCATTCAGCTCCTGCAGAACCTGGTACCCAGAGAAACCG TTCTCTTTGTTGCCGATGCAAAGATGAGCTTTGACAGCTTCCGCGGCAGCATGGTGGCGACGGTGAGCTCTAAAACCATCATTACTGTCAACCCTG ACACGAGAGAAGCCAGCTTGTTGTTCAGCTATGTGAAAGAACTGTCAGAGTCTGGAGCTCTGGACCAAGACGAGGCCCTGGAGGATCCACCTG TGGCGTCCATCACCGCGGTGTTCACAGTGaagcagctgaaggagaagGCCAGAGAAAACGCCGAGCCGTTCTTCTGCCTCGCCTACGGCTTCGTCTCCAAGCTGGACCTGGACTCGTCTGTGTCCAAAGTGGTCAGGACGCGCTG TGCCAGGTGCCGCTTCCTGGtgcagcaggagctgcagcGCTGCAGCAACCCGCTGTGTCCGGGTGGCGAGCGGCCGCTGGCGACCTGCACCTCTTTCGACCTGCTGGTGGACGTTACTGACCACACCGGCACCCTGCAGGCCTGCAGCTTGCGCGGCCCCGTGGCAGAGCAGACCCTCGGCTGCACG ATGGAAGAGTTCGTCAGTTTGACCGAGGGTCAGCGGACGGCGCTGAAGTGGAGGTTTCTGCTGGAACGGTGCAAAATATACCTGAAG ATCTTCCCCTCTGCCAGGATGAAGAGCGGGATGAGGGGTACGGTCCTGGGCTGTTCGCTGGCCGACCCTGGAGAGGTGAAGCAGAACCTGTCTgccctgctgcagcagcagtga
- the mlst8 gene encoding target of rapamycin complex subunit lst8 isoform X1, whose translation MNVNQGTVGSDPVILATAGYDHTVRFWQAHSGICTRTVQHQDSQVNSLEVTPDRSMIAAAGYQHIRMYDLNSNNPNPVINYDGVSKNITSVGFHEDGRWMYTGGEDCMARIWDLRSRNLQCQRIFQVNAPINCVCLHPNQAELIVGDQSGVIHVWDLKTDHNEQLIPEPEVSVNSVHIDPDASYMAAVNSSVSQAAQSGNCYVWNLAGGMGDEVTQLIPKTKIPAHKRYSLRCKFSPDSTLLATCSADQTCKIWRTSNFSLMTELSIKSNNPGETSRGWMWDCAFSGDSQYIVTASSDNLARLWCVETGEIKREYSGHQKAVVCLAFNDSVLG comes from the exons ATGAATGTGAACCAAGGGACGGTGGGCAGCGACCCGGTCATCCTGGCGACGGCCGGATACGACCACACGGTCCGGTTCTGGCAGGCCCACAGCGGGATCTGCACCCGGACGGTCCAGCACCAGGACTCC CAGGTGAATTCTCTGGAGGTCACACCTGACCGCAGCATGATAGCTGCTGCAG GCTATCAGCACATCCGCATGTATGACCTGAACTCCAACAATCCGAACCCAGTCATCAACTACGACGGCGTCAGCAAGAACATCACGTCTGTGGGTTTCCATGAGGACGGGCGCTGGATGTACACTGGAGGAGAGGACTGCATGGCTCGCATCTGGGACCTCAG GTCCAGGAACCTGCAGTGCCAGAGGATCTTCCAGGTCAACGCTCCCATTAACTGTGTGTGTCTACATCCCAACCAG gctgAGCTGATAGTGGGAGACCAGAGCGGCGTCATTCACGTCTGGGACCTGAAAACGGATCACAATGAGCAGCTGATTCCAGAACCTGAGGTTTCAGTCAACTCGGTCCACATCGACCCAGACGCCAGCTACATGGCTGCAGTCAACAGCTCGGTCAGTCAGGCTGCACAGAGT GGAAACTGCTATGTGTGGAATCTGGCTGGAGGAATGGGAGACGAAGTCACCCAGCTGATTCCCAAGACCAAGATCCCAGCACACAAACGCTACTCCCTGCGCTGCAAGTTCAGCCCAGACTCCAC ACTGCTGGCCACCTGCTCAGCAGACCAGACCTGTAAAATCTGGAGGACGTCAAATTTCTCCCTCATGACGGAGCTGAGCATCAAGAGCAACAACCCTGGAGAGACCTCTAGAGGCTGGATGTGGGACTGCGCTTTCTCTGGGGACTCCCAGTACATCGTAACTG cGTCTTCAGACAACCTGGCCCGGCTGTGGTGCGTGGAGACGGGGGAGATCAAGCGGGAGTACAGCGGCCACCAGAAGGCCGTCGTCTGCCTGGCCTTCAACGACAGCGTGCTCGGCTGA
- the mlst8 gene encoding target of rapamycin complex subunit lst8 isoform X2 — MNVNQGTVGSDPVILATAGYDHTVRFWQAHSGICTRTVQHQDSQVNSLEVTPDRSMIAAAGYQHIRMYDLNSNNPNPVINYDGVSKNITSVGFHEDGRWMYTGGEDCMARIWDLRSRNLQCQRIFQVNAPINCVCLHPNQAELIVGDQSGVIHVWDLKTDHNEQLIPEPEVSVNSVHIDPDASYMAAVNSSGNCYVWNLAGGMGDEVTQLIPKTKIPAHKRYSLRCKFSPDSTLLATCSADQTCKIWRTSNFSLMTELSIKSNNPGETSRGWMWDCAFSGDSQYIVTASSDNLARLWCVETGEIKREYSGHQKAVVCLAFNDSVLG; from the exons ATGAATGTGAACCAAGGGACGGTGGGCAGCGACCCGGTCATCCTGGCGACGGCCGGATACGACCACACGGTCCGGTTCTGGCAGGCCCACAGCGGGATCTGCACCCGGACGGTCCAGCACCAGGACTCC CAGGTGAATTCTCTGGAGGTCACACCTGACCGCAGCATGATAGCTGCTGCAG GCTATCAGCACATCCGCATGTATGACCTGAACTCCAACAATCCGAACCCAGTCATCAACTACGACGGCGTCAGCAAGAACATCACGTCTGTGGGTTTCCATGAGGACGGGCGCTGGATGTACACTGGAGGAGAGGACTGCATGGCTCGCATCTGGGACCTCAG GTCCAGGAACCTGCAGTGCCAGAGGATCTTCCAGGTCAACGCTCCCATTAACTGTGTGTGTCTACATCCCAACCAG gctgAGCTGATAGTGGGAGACCAGAGCGGCGTCATTCACGTCTGGGACCTGAAAACGGATCACAATGAGCAGCTGATTCCAGAACCTGAGGTTTCAGTCAACTCGGTCCACATCGACCCAGACGCCAGCTACATGGCTGCAGTCAACAGCTCG GGAAACTGCTATGTGTGGAATCTGGCTGGAGGAATGGGAGACGAAGTCACCCAGCTGATTCCCAAGACCAAGATCCCAGCACACAAACGCTACTCCCTGCGCTGCAAGTTCAGCCCAGACTCCAC ACTGCTGGCCACCTGCTCAGCAGACCAGACCTGTAAAATCTGGAGGACGTCAAATTTCTCCCTCATGACGGAGCTGAGCATCAAGAGCAACAACCCTGGAGAGACCTCTAGAGGCTGGATGTGGGACTGCGCTTTCTCTGGGGACTCCCAGTACATCGTAACTG cGTCTTCAGACAACCTGGCCCGGCTGTGGTGCGTGGAGACGGGGGAGATCAAGCGGGAGTACAGCGGCCACCAGAAGGCCGTCGTCTGCCTGGCCTTCAACGACAGCGTGCTCGGCTGA
- the mlst8 gene encoding target of rapamycin complex subunit lst8 isoform X3 — MIAAAGYQHIRMYDLNSNNPNPVINYDGVSKNITSVGFHEDGRWMYTGGEDCMARIWDLRSRNLQCQRIFQVNAPINCVCLHPNQAELIVGDQSGVIHVWDLKTDHNEQLIPEPEVSVNSVHIDPDASYMAAVNSSVSQAAQSGNCYVWNLAGGMGDEVTQLIPKTKIPAHKRYSLRCKFSPDSTLLATCSADQTCKIWRTSNFSLMTELSIKSNNPGETSRGWMWDCAFSGDSQYIVTASSDNLARLWCVETGEIKREYSGHQKAVVCLAFNDSVLG, encoded by the exons ATGATAGCTGCTGCAG GCTATCAGCACATCCGCATGTATGACCTGAACTCCAACAATCCGAACCCAGTCATCAACTACGACGGCGTCAGCAAGAACATCACGTCTGTGGGTTTCCATGAGGACGGGCGCTGGATGTACACTGGAGGAGAGGACTGCATGGCTCGCATCTGGGACCTCAG GTCCAGGAACCTGCAGTGCCAGAGGATCTTCCAGGTCAACGCTCCCATTAACTGTGTGTGTCTACATCCCAACCAG gctgAGCTGATAGTGGGAGACCAGAGCGGCGTCATTCACGTCTGGGACCTGAAAACGGATCACAATGAGCAGCTGATTCCAGAACCTGAGGTTTCAGTCAACTCGGTCCACATCGACCCAGACGCCAGCTACATGGCTGCAGTCAACAGCTCGGTCAGTCAGGCTGCACAGAGT GGAAACTGCTATGTGTGGAATCTGGCTGGAGGAATGGGAGACGAAGTCACCCAGCTGATTCCCAAGACCAAGATCCCAGCACACAAACGCTACTCCCTGCGCTGCAAGTTCAGCCCAGACTCCAC ACTGCTGGCCACCTGCTCAGCAGACCAGACCTGTAAAATCTGGAGGACGTCAAATTTCTCCCTCATGACGGAGCTGAGCATCAAGAGCAACAACCCTGGAGAGACCTCTAGAGGCTGGATGTGGGACTGCGCTTTCTCTGGGGACTCCCAGTACATCGTAACTG cGTCTTCAGACAACCTGGCCCGGCTGTGGTGCGTGGAGACGGGGGAGATCAAGCGGGAGTACAGCGGCCACCAGAAGGCCGTCGTCTGCCTGGCCTTCAACGACAGCGTGCTCGGCTGA